A genomic stretch from Myripristis murdjan chromosome 12, fMyrMur1.1, whole genome shotgun sequence includes:
- the spag8 gene encoding sperm-associated antigen 8 — MSTQAACGDGNDGKCLLEKSTEESAAAALDTEGSREQIQRLGHRDILTMDPASKIEDVSTMKAAYVSPRTAGVRLRGIRGELMEKHITQKIREQVHAEFNPAPPKTDFCSTTRKDFTVEGFVPLTLETTNVHDYKSDQAITFWSENHQRIQGVTAVPSPGSPFKKSTLFSTPVAQRLDEPALPPES; from the exons ATGTCCACCCAGGCGGCCTGCGGGGACGGAAACGACGGAAAATGTCTGTTGGAGAAAAGCACCGAGGAG agtgctgctgcagctcttgACACTGAAGGGTCCAGAGAGCAAATCCAGAGACTCGGACACAGAGACATCCTCACGATGGACCCGGCATCCAAAATAGAAGATGTCAGCACAATGAAAGCTGCCTATGTCAGTCCCAGGACCGCAGGGGTGAGGCTGCGGG GCATCAGAGGCGAGCTCATGGAAAAACATATCACCCAGAAGATAAG AGAGCAGGTACATGCCGAATTCAATCCAGCACCTCCCAAAACAGACTTCTGCTCCACCACCAGGAAGGATTTCACCGTCGAGGGATTTGTGCCTCTTACCCTTGAAACAACAAAC GTTCATGACTACAAATCCGATCAGGCCATTACATTTTGGAGTGAGAATCACCAGCGGATACAG GGTGTGACTGCTGTGCCGAGCCCGGGCAGCCCCTTCAAAAAGTCGACGCTGTTCAGCACACCTGTCGCCCAGCGGCTGGACGAGCCTGCGCTCCCACCTGAGAGCTGA